TAGGGAGTATCGCGGTAGTTTTAGGAGTAACCTAAGAGTATTTGTATGGAATCTCATCAGATGGGTTGCAGGTATGTTAAATCTCGGCTTCCTGGAGTACTTGAGGCTTAACTGTTCTGGAAACTTGCAGTTGCATAAGAACCCAGAACAATgcactgctttttttccccccccagtGGGCTGGTGGGTGTGGACTTTCTGGATCAAAGCCTGATGATACAAAAACACTAGAGCATGTGGGGGAGTAGGCCAGTTCCCCATCGCTGACGTTCACAAATTGTCATGCAATTTGCCCTTTTGAGAAGAGTTATGCTATTTGGATGTCAGTGCTAGTGTGGCTTAAAAAAACAGGTGGATTTTGTTCGGCATCTAAGATAAGCAAAGCCGTGGTGGAATTCGCCGCCTGTTCTCTTATGTCAAGGCAAACAAAGATGATCTGCTTCTATGTTAATCGTCAGCGTTTAGTACAAATCCAATGATTATTGAATATGATATGTGATATAGCCTGAGTTTATTTGTAAAAGAAATTGTTCTCATGTTACAGTGTGAAAAGTAGCGTCTTGCTGAAGATGGTTGCATTGAGTTAAATacttagatatatatattttttctttttttgtccacaGGAAAGCATGAAGAGCGGAAAGACGAACATGGTTTTGTGTCCAGATGTTTCACCAGGAAATACACGTAAGCATTGTTGTGCTCACGACCtcctctgacctttgacctctacTAGGTTAGGAGATATAAACATTGTCCCACATTTTAGCTTTGGCTGTTCTGCCATCTAGAGGCGACTTGAACAACAGAACTGTTCATGTAAACAACTTTCGCCTGCCTGAATTCAATTAGATTTGCAGAAATATTAAATCCAATTATATCTACTAtttcaacccccccaccccaaatgACAATGGTTAACCTCATGAATTGTTGGGAAATGTTCCTATTCACAAATTTAAACTTCTATCTTTAACCCCAAATTTAGAATTGTTCTTGATTgaagtcaaaatgtattttaagtcGGTTAATACAATGACAAATGTCAAATGCATGGCTTTTATGACCCTCATGCAGAAATCTTTAACAAATCTTTTAATTATTCAACTTTGTTTCaatattgtaatatattgaaACTAAGCTAGACATTTTAGTTTAATGTGGATTTTGTTCTTTACATTGTTCACTTCAAAGAAAAAAGGGCTGCCATAAATCTAAAGTTTTGAGTAATTACTATATCGCCCAATGAATTGACCATGTCGCCTGGAACAAACCCCCCCGCAGCCTCCCCTCCGGCACCAACGTGGAAAAAGTCACCTCGTCGCTGTCTCCCGACGGCGTGCTGACCGTGGAGGCCCCGCTGGCCAAGGCGGCCATCGAGGCCGCGGAGGTCACCATACCCGTCACCGTCGACAGCAAAAGCGGCGTGGTAAAGAAGTAGGAAGCAAGCGGCCGGCTTCCTCTGAGCTAAACCCCACTGAGAAATGAGAATCCCTTTGCCACataggtgtgtgtttgtgtcttctCTTTGCGCTGTCATTTTTCTCCTCATTTTAGCGTCCTTCCCACTCTGTATTCTCTTTTCCTCACTTGTATGGAACCTTTCACGCAAACTGTTGCATCACACGCCACATTTCACAACCACGCCAAAAGATGAATAATGCCTGTTAGGAATGGGCAAATAAATTTGTTTCATCCTCAGTACATGTAGAAATGTCAACTGAGATTAAAGGTGAAATTAGCAGACCGGATGTCTCGACTTTGTTTCTATCTCGATCttcttaataataatcataatcctGACGtgtggtttgtttttttgttttgggtccAGTTTGAATGTCCTCGTAAAAATCTATTAATAGCCTGTCTGACATTTAATGAATCTTTCGAAGCAGGTACTATCTATTTTTACTTGATATGCATATTGGTAATTACTCTAAAATCTGTTTTTGCAGACATGGTATACAATCGAGCGGTGTTCAGTCATTTTTCtgctttgaatttaaatgactttaTCTCTAATAGATGTCTAACTGTCTATTTGGGTTGGCAGGATGGCAGTTCACTCCTACATCTTCAGATTGATAGGACAtctaatgctgtcaatggcagccaaacacATAAGTGAGGCTGGGAAATGGTTAGTAATATTAATTCTGATGAATTGCAAATAATCACATTATGTATTATAGTGAATTTCTTAGCAAGTGCTACACTTGTTTTATAATGTAAAGCGtactatcatttttttccaaaggccCTCATGAAGAAATGATGAGCAAaggccacattttttttaacagtttttcattttcatggaTGTCTTTTTGGACCCAGGGTCTCTGTTTTTAGAGATGTAGGTCAATTCTAGCAACAACAGAAAAACTCCAAATTTGAGAATTTCTTCCTTCAAAACGTCTCAATTGAATTATTCCGCTTGAATGTACGTACAAGGTCATTCAAAACAAACCGGCATATTGGCAAAgatattaaaaatacaatcacattaattgaaaaaatgttttttttttctccctcaaaAATTTGAATGAAGTCAATATcccaatatgtgagaaaatagccTAAAATGAGACGTGTCTCCTTTTCAAAAgtcaaatagatttttttttacccttaaaCTTATTATCTGCCattcaaaaaacaattaaatacaaatatgttcCATTCAGAGGCGATCCTATTTCATTTCAACACAGTTGAAAAAGTCTCTGCTTTACATGAAATGCCTCTAAAATACACTCGCGTGTTaggttgccatggaaacagaTCTGCGACATGGCCAAAAAGCTGCAGGCCAtcacaaaacacattttaataaataGTGGACTGGAAaatcttgacttaaaaaaagagAACCTCAGGGCATGAAAGCATCCTCAATTCTATTAGCTTCAGTTTTGACAAATTATACAGTTTAGCATGTGGCCATTTTGACCTAGCCAAATCCGTTATGCATTTTTCCATCAATATTTTTccctcattagctgccattaaaATAACATCCTACTTATAAAATGCTATTCAATTTTGCACTAGCATGATTTGACCGAGTATTGCTTCAAGACCGACATAAAACCAAAGCCAATTTTAATCTTTACATGATCTGCCATGTATTGGAATCAGTTGCATACATCTCAAATAAAATGCTAATAAAAAATCCGCAACAGAGCACTTTCCTGACGTCCATTTCTCTAGAATTCCTATTTCTTTGTGCACACTAAAGACATGTTGCACATTTTGGAGGGAGGCCACATGACCGTCCGTCCCAGTGCGAGCAGATGAAGGTCAACCAGTCCAGCAAACATGTCATCTGTCAAAGGCGGATCAAATGAAAGACGTATCCGCGCAAGTGCGGATGGAATCGCGTCGTGCATGCTTGCGttcccttcctcctcctccaccaaaTATTCGTGCTGTGTGCCTGCCCGCTAATGCACATACTAACCCCACTCTTGACTCCCAAGCTGCGAGCCAAGGCTATTTTTAGAGCTATGAACTCAGCCTCCAGCACGTTGTATAGTTAGGGCCGATAACACACATGAATCACTGCCTCTgtagtatttatgtatgtatatatattttcttaatatggtctagaacaggggtggcgaacacattagacacaaagagccaacattttcaactgtgagagtcaaagagccttATATCAGAAACagtataaaaaaatccaacctggcaaattatttttgaaatataattttgaatttgtgtgtgttttaaaacAGAATAAATATAAGAGAAACTCCAAACGAGGCAAAGATTAGATTCAAAATATGTTCAGAAGCATTCatttttggccgggagccgctcgtggctcgagagccacgtgttcaaAGAGCCTTACATcggaagcagcataaaaaaaatccaacctggaaaattatttttgaaatatcaTGTAGAATTTGTGTGGGTTTTAagacagaataaaaataagagaaactcCAAACGAGGCAAAGATTAGATGCAAAATATGTTCAGAAGCATTCatttttggccgggagccgctcatggctcgagagccacgtgttcaaAGAACCAAAGAACCTTACATCAgaagcagcattaaaaaaatccaacctgacAAATTATTTGTCAAATATCAATTAGAATTTGTGTAGGTTTTAAGACCGAATAAAAGTAAGAGAAACTCAAAATGAGGCAAAGATTAGGtacaaaattcattttggccgggagccgcttgcggctcgagagccacgtgttcgccaccccggGTCTAGAATTTTTAGGATGGTCTGCAACTGTCAAGAAGACTAAAGTTGCTGATACGAGAAGAGGTGGAGAAATTCAGGAGTTTTGATGCTAGCTGCATGACGTTGAAGAATTTGTTTATGTTGCTTGATGCACTGAAATGGTGTGTTGTCTTCAAAGCACTTAGCAGTTGAACATTTCCTCTGAGTCATCCCTTCCTTCCACTTAAATGCAGGCATAAATGATTCATGCGAGGTCCCATTAGGCCTGGAAACCAGGGAAGTGCCTCCTTACGTCAAGAAAAATGGACCGGCATTCTCATTTCTTCCAATCTACTCATGTGAGACACAAGGAAAATGGCTATTGCGTCTTGTTTTTGTCTATTCCCATTAATCACAAATTTTACTCATCCTTGTGGAACTGTTATTCTCGTGGCTATGAGTcaggctgcaaaaaaaaagtatttcaaagcATGCAAACATTTCCTGTATCTTTAaagtttatataaaaaaaaacaatatctaGTATCTAAAATAATAACACACTGCATAGACTTCTATGTTAGCTTTATTGAATGGTTAAGAAGTGATGAGTGGTTAATTGGCTAATTTTATATGGTTATAATGATATAATCTTCTACAATGTGACTTTTAATTGACATCTACAATATGTGTGCTCCGTTTGGCCAGTAGAAGTTCTGCAAGAGAGGGCAAAGGTCATCCAATGAGTTTCAGGAAGTCTTGCAAACATTTCGACCAATTGATTCTGACCATGTGATCTCACAGGTGTTCTGCTGCTCGTTACTCGGAAGCAAACCAAACACTTCCTTGTTTTGTTAGTTTCTGTTTATTCAATAACTCAAGAAAATGCAAAGATTACACACATTGATGTTGGATTATCACCACCTCTTCTTCCACAATCTACAATTTAAAGGTAGGACATccatttccttgtttttttagaCTGCAATCACCAGATTTTAAAGCCATTGGGGTAGAAATGCAGTGAACTTGTTCTTTGTCTGTGAACATCATTCTAATTgttgaatttattcattcatttattgtatTGCATGTGGTGTTTTGAAGTAATAATGTGTAAATTGAGCTCTTCTTTAAATAAGTGTAACAAAATTATACTTGAATAGCTTCAatttcattttaactggaatTGAGTGACTATTATAGCCTTGCAAtacaatttgactgggagggaatTGCATTGGACATTtcttaccgtcaatggcagccaatgagcattATGTGGAATTATCGGACACCCCCAGCGGCCCCCCGTATTGTCCTAACCAAGAACTGCATGTCACCATGGTAATGTCTGTAACAGATGAATTTATTGGTAACAATAACAAGTGTTTTGGTATAGCGTACTTCAGCAAAATGGCGTAaagaaaacacattgttttttttagaaagaagGTCGAGCTAACAATTgccataaaaagaaataaatagaaaatgatcTGAAATAAGGTGTAGTATTTTCCCATATCCTATGAATACATAACATCTACATTATAAGTTCATAAATTGAAGCTACTCTATAAATACATCACCAGCATGCACAATACTGTAATATGGAGAATACTGGAGCAGTTCTCGTCTTACACCGAAGCAATGTAATACTGTCATAGGCACAAGAAACTGCAGATCAAGTCAATCCACAAACTTCAAATACGGCCTTTCGGTAACATGGCGTTGAGCTTCGGCCTTTGCGGAAAAAAAACCGCTTCGGAATTGCGCTTCCAGaagaccatttttttgtttttcggaCCACTGACGCAAGCGTGAGGGTGGAACCGTCGCTTTTTTcttgctttctttcttttactttattttgttttctctaGAATCCACTTAGTTGGTTTTCGTTGAATAAATTCGAGGGGTGTCAAACTAGCGGCCTCGGGGCCGGATCTGGCCCGCCGCTGTATTTTTTGTGGTCCGCaaaagtaaagttttttttcactaaaatgAAATTGATGTCAAATAATTGGATGATAACTACTGATTTTCCCCACTAAATAAAAAAGGGACATTTTACAGTttgaaaaaaagcaattaatAGATAgagatttacatttttttgctaaatgccCCCAATTTTTTTATGGATTTGCTAAATTTTTACGCCATTCACATTGATTTATTTACTCGATTAGTCAATTGGGGCAGAGCTAATTTATGAGCCAATGAAAGCGCTAAACGTCCACTCTATTttgagtgggcggggccaaaggTTGGGGACAGTCCAAACGAATTGActtctagtgccgtcaatggcagccgaatCAGTGACACATTTAAACAACGCGGCCCCGGACGAAggcgagtttgacacccccgaTATATTCATTTACTCCAATCGATGTGATCGTCGTGACGACAATATTGACACTAAAAGGATTGGTTAGGTGTCCGAAAACAGTAAATGTATTCGATTAAAGCACATCAGCACATGATAGGGACAAGCTGCACTAAGTTTACTCGATCAACTTCTATATTTAGTTACAGTATGACTGTGTGACTTagctggacacacacacacacacacacacgcacacacacacccgacACGAAGCGAAACGAAAAGAACACTCAATTTCTCTCCACGTGATCGTCAATAACAGAGACAAGCTGCTTTTCGCTCGACGGCCGTGTACCGCCGTCGCGCCGTGGGGCGGGCCGGCGGACAGCGGACGCCCCTCGGCACCCGTAGTAAGCTCGATTCGTTCCACGTCGGAGGTGAAATTTTCCCTGGCGATCGAAGGTCAAACTCAATTCCCGTCGacatctccccccccccccggctcGACGCAATGTGACGCCTCCGCTTCATTTGCACGATGCGCCGAAGACGCGCTTCCCGTTTCTGGGCGCCGTTCTAGCAAATGCCGCCGAGGCTACCAAAAAGCaagattcgttttttttttcctttttgtttatattagtttttttgttttttttagttgttgtttaattattttttttaaataataactcAGACCTCAAGCTTAGGTCTTTTTCTCCTACTTTTAGTGGAAAAATAAAGAAGAGCAGCCGTGTTTTTTGAAGTAGTAGCAGCGGCCGCTAACGTTCCACCTCTTTCCCCCCACCCCGTTTCCGTTGATCTTAATTGGTAGCTTTTTCGGTATGATTTTGATGTTGCCGTTTTTTTGCGAGCGCGACCGTGGCGGCGTTGGGCCGGCGGGCTCTCTTTAATTGTTGCCCTCGCCCCCCTCGTCGTCCTGCTGGTCGCTCGTCCACAGCGTCAAGTTGTCTCGTAGCAGCTGCATGATGAGAGTGGAGTCTTTGTAGGAGTCCTCGTTGAGGGTGTCCAGCTCGGCGATGGCGTCGTCGAAGGCCGTCTTGGCCAGGTGGCACGCCTGCTCGGGGGCGTTCTGGATCTCGTAGTAGAAGACGGAGTAGTTGAGAGCCAAGCCCAGGCGTATGGGGTGGGTGGGCTGCATGTGCTCCTTGCTGATCTCGTGAGCCTCGCTGTACGACTTCTCCGAGGACTCCACCACGGCGCTCCGCTTCTCGCCGGTGGCCACCTCGGCCAGGTAGCGGTAGTAGTCGCCCTTCATCTTCAGGTAGAAGACCTTGCTCTCGTGCTGCGTCTCGTTGCAGTTCTTGATCAGGAAGTTGTCCAGCAGGTTGAGCACGTCCTGGCAGACCGTCTCCAGCTCCTTCTCGATTTTTTCCCGGTAGGCCCGCACCATCTCGATCTTCTTCTCGTTGCCGTCGGCCGACGTCTTCTGCTCGATGCTGGAGATGACGCGCCAGGACGAGCGCCTGGCGCCCACCACGTTCTTGTAGGCCACGGAGAGCAGGTTCCTCTCCTCGTTGGAGAGGGCCTCGTTCAACTCTGTCACCTGACGGAGAAAATCGGAGGCCCACCGTTAGTTTGGCTGAAGGAACTTTGGAgcagggtttaaaaaaatgtagcgACTACTTTGAGTGAATGAACTAGCACTTTTTTCGTACTCGGTGGTCCGCCAAGTAATGCCGTGGCCCAGATTTAGCCCCTGGGCCACCATGTTGAGACCCCCGGATCTACGAGCACGCACTATTATTTCCCATTGAGGAGCGTGAGCTACACCTTTGTGTCGCTGACATCATCCTCACGGGTGAATGCTGATTGGCTGTCGTCATCGCACCAAGCTTGTTTTGACAGGCCTGTGTCTGTCTGAGGGATTTAATCCTTTATGTCCCACTGGGACTGCGCCACAGAGGACTCTTTACAGACCTTTTCAGAGTGCAAAGCCTGTTGTCTACTACCAAAATTCTGTTCCATGTGCAAACCAGAGAGAAAGGAAGGGTTGGGGCTGGGGGGCTGGGGTCTGGTGGCTGGGGGGGCTGACCACTTTGCCCGTATATAATGTCtcatcccccccccaaaaagccgtATTATTGTTGCTAGCTAAGCGTCATTTGTGAATCTGGAAGGTTTGTTCCCAACCGATGCAGCCGGTACCGGTTACCTGTAAGAGCGAAAGCACGGATGGTTTGAGCGCCTGTTTCCATAGCAACTGCAGAATCTTATCAGAGTTCTAATCTCTAGTGGAAAGGAAGGATGCTGACATGGCTGTTGGTGTGGACAAAGCTGCAGTAGTGTGGGTGGGAATCCCTGCAAATAAATGAATTCTCATCTCGTACCTTTTGAGCCCACTCATACAGTGGCGACTGGGATTATTCCATTTTAAAGGGGGTGGGGCCAGATTCCGAAAGCAACCAAGAATCATTCTTTGTTCTGTATTAGCGTTgcgccaaaatcatttttttgcctccaacGATCGATTCTGACATCTTTGAGGCTACTGTAGTGATGTTCTGAATTTTAATACTGAAGAATGTTATCACGACTTGGTTTAACTCAAAGTTTGgcattgatggcactagacgtccaatccgtttgaagcagAAGGCTAGCAGCAAACTTACTGTCGTTCGCTGTCTACTCGTGATAAACTCATTCGTAGCAGAaagatgattggacgccacacaACTGGATGTCTAACATCATCTTGGCTGTTTAACACGATCCTGTTGGAAACTAGTACATATTGCTCATCATTGGCAGATGATTTCTTACTTTACTTtccccctatttgtgctgtcaaccccgaaatacaaatgaataacCAATTGAATAGCTGGTTACTAGATGTTCTTTTTGCCGAAACGACAAAAAAACTCTTGGTTTTGGAACCATctgtagataaaaaaaaacctaactaaTTAAATAGATGTATTGTCCAGGCCTATGAGCAGAGACACTGGACACAAGCTAACATGCCCCTTATGACAATAGTCCTCTGTCTAACCGTAATGCTTGTCGATGGTGGTGGCGTTCTCGTGACTAATCCTTAGCACCCCCAAACAACTGGGGGCAGTGCAAAGCATCCTCGTTCAAGTACACGAAGAGAACGTGCTGTACGCAAACGACTCGCGTTTCTCAGCCTATTTTCGATGCCTTTCCAAAGACGTAGCAAACGCACAAATCTTCCCGTTTTCTTCCTCGCCGCTCCACGCTTTCTCTCTGGCTTTCCTTGCTCATTTTCACATCATCTGGAGGCTCTCCTAAGATGATGTGACAAGCCCCCCGCTGACCCTCTTTGCGAGGAAGCGGCACAAAGGCACAGTGGAGAGGACGACCTGACGTCACCGCCGGCGTGAATGGGAATTGTTGCTTTAGCCACAAAGAGCTAATAAGAGGGGGGAGGAGAAACAGCATGCGCCGTTACAGTGGCGTGGCGGTGTATGCGAGCGCCACGTCCTTGCCGTCTACAACAACACACAATCGCTGGGTTAGATCGGTTCAAAAGTAATGCGTTTAGTGTGTCGGGAGAGATTcgttaaataataaataggaTCACAGTGGCTTAAATATTACTTAATGCCAGTCATGACTTAAAAGAAATCAGTCTTTGAAGACTGACCTGCATAAAACCAACATTGTCATGATACTAAAACGTTCAATTTTTCctattcccccccaaaatactcAACGCTATGGCTTTTGATatgatataaatataaaaacaaaattaaatggtTTGGTTTTTTGTAATACTGCTTGAGTGTCGCTGAGAAAAGACGTCCAGTTGTGTGGCTCTTAAAAAGGGAACAAAATCTGTTTAAATGGGCGTTTACGCTAGTGCGAGAGATGACGTGATTCCAAAAATGATTATTGTTCTTTGCCGCCAAGTCAAAAATAAGCATCACCTGACGACGACGATGGCTGTAGACCGCGGATGGAGTCCTGGAATACTGGACCCAATTGCTCTCGGCTTTTGTTTTG
The nucleotide sequence above comes from Stigmatopora argus isolate UIUO_Sarg chromosome 22, RoL_Sarg_1.0, whole genome shotgun sequence. Encoded proteins:
- the ywhag1 gene encoding 14-3-3 protein gamma-1; its protein translation is MVDREQLVQKARLAEQAERYDDMAAAMKSVTELNEALSNEERNLLSVAYKNVVGARRSSWRVISSIEQKTSADGNEKKIEMVRAYREKIEKELETVCQDVLNLLDNFLIKNCNETQHESKVFYLKMKGDYYRYLAEVATGEKRSAVVESSEKSYSEAHEISKEHMQPTHPIRLGLALNYSVFYYEIQNAPEQACHLAKTAFDDAIAELDTLNEDSYKDSTLIMQLLRDNLTLWTSDQQDDEGGEGNN